One Caretta caretta isolate rCarCar2 chromosome 6, rCarCar1.hap1, whole genome shotgun sequence genomic region harbors:
- the GALNT16 gene encoding polypeptide N-acetylgalactosaminyltransferase 16 isoform X2, translating into MESDKLSSDRPIRDTRHYRCASVHYDAELPATSIIITFHNEARSTLLRTVKSVMNRTPANLIQEIILVDDFSSDPEDCQLLTKIPKIKCLRNSRREGLIRSRVRGAEVATAEILTFLDSHCEVNSEWLQPMLQRVKEDYTRVVSPIIDVISLDNFAYLAASADLRGGFDWSLHFKWEQIPIEQKMSRTDPTQSIRTPVIAGGIFVIDKSWFNHLGKYDTQMDIWGGENFELSFRVWMCGGSLEIVPCSRVGHVFRKRHPYDFPEGNALTYIKNTKRTAEVWMDEYKQYYYEARPSAIGKSFGSIADRMEQRRKLNCKSFQWYLENVYPELKVPEKELVPGIIRQGGQCLESWGQDTAGNSVAGVGGCKGTVSNPPVSQEWVFSDPLIRQQDKCLSITSFSTGSQITLEACNQKDGRQKWKMKGSFIQHFVSGLCLENQSSRVVTNPCQSDRSGQQWELLQAT; encoded by the exons ATGGAGAGCGACAAACTCAGCAGTGACCGGCCCATTCGGGACACCAGGCATTACAG ATGTGCCTCTGTGCACTATGATGCAGAACTGCCAGCAACCAGCATCATCATCACCTTTCACAACGAGGCTCGCTCCACCCTGCTCCGCACAGTGAAGAG TGTTATGAACCGCACCCCTGCCAATCTCATTCAGGAGATCATTTTAGTGGATGACTTCAGCTCAGATC CTGAGGACTGCCAGCTCCTTACCAAGATCCCAAAGATCAAGTGTCTACGCAACAGTCGGCGAGAAG GGCTGATTCGCTCTCGAGTGCGAGGGGCCGAGGTGGCAACGGCTGAGATTCTCACCTTCCTGGACAGTCACTGTGAGGTGAACAGTGAGTGGCTGCAGCCGATGCTTCAGAGAGTGAAAGAG GATTATACCCGAGTGGTGAGTCCAATCATCGATGTGATCAGCCTGGATAATTTTGCCTACCTGGCAGCCTCAGCCGATCTGAGGGGAG GGTTTGACTGGAGCCTTCACTTTAAGTGGGAGCAGATCCCTATAGAGCAGAAGATGTCCAGAACGGACCCAACCCAGTCCATAAG AACCCCTGTCATAGCGGGAGGCATCTTTGTGATCGATAAGTCCTGGTTTAACCATTTGGGAAAATATGACACTCAGATGGACATCTGGGGAGGAGAGAATTTTG AGCTCTCCTTCCGCGTGTGGATGTGTGGTGGCAGCTTGGAGATTGTTCCCTGCAGTCGAGTCGGCCATGTGTTCAGGAAACGCCACCCCTATGACTTTCCAGAGGGCAATGCACTGACCTATATCAA GAACACCAAACGCACAGCAGAGGTATGGATGGATGAGTACAAACAGTACTACTACGAGGCCCGGCCATCTGCCATCGGGAAATCATTTGGAAG TATTGCAGACCGCATGGAGCAACGCAGGAAACTAAACTGTAAATCCTTCCAGTGGTACCTGGAGAATGTCTACCCAGAGCTCAA GGTTCCTGAAAAGGAGCTGGTTCCTGGGATTATCAGACAAGGAGGACAGTGCCTGGAGTCTTGGGGCCAGGACACAGCAGGAAATTCTGTGGCTGGTGTGGGAGGCTGCAAAGGGACAGTGAGCAATCCCCCTGTCAGCCAG GAGTGGGTCTTCAGTGACCCTTTAATTAGACAACAAGATAAGTGTCTCTCCATCACCTCCTTCTCCACCGGATCTCAGATCACACTGGAAGCATGCAATCAGAAAGACGGCAGACAG